The genome window AAAGGAAGAAACAACTAGGAACAAGGAAGTTCTGGACAAGGAGTTTACATGTCAGGACTGTGACCCCATCCAAGCTCCGTCGAAACAGAGGGCGCAAATCACCTGTGAAAAAGGGGGTCCATCTCCACTCCACTCTCCCGTCTGCACTGGCCAGGACTGAAGCCCAGCCCAGCTGAGATTGTTTCTGGAGATGCGAGTCTGGAGTACgaatacctaccttactACGTAGTGAGTGGCAGTAGCGGCGGCATCATCTTCATCAAGAAAACATCACTGGCTGGATGGGTTGATACCTCGAGTTTCCCCGGAAGCAACGCACGGAGCACTCAAGACGGGTGAATGGCAACGGCCTGGCGTGAACCATGACAGGTGCCTCACTCTTAGGTAGAATAAGGTAGGTACCAGGGCTGAACTTGTAAATAACCCAAGGGAAGgtactacctaccttaccttagatGATGATGGGAGTAAGGATGAGAGTGACCCTTGGTTCTTGGAACATGAGGTGGACTGGGTGACTGGCCAAGGTACCTTCCCGAGGCAAGGAAGGTTCATTTTGGGTTCCATTGCTCTTTCCCGTTGCCGTTGCTGCCACAACTTGTCGTTGCCGCTTCGTGTGGTGTGTGTGGTCTGTTTGCTGCTGCCACTTTCCGTCTCCCACCAGATTCAATTGCTTTTAGTACCCGAGCGCACCTCGTACCTTCCTTCCATTTGCAATTCCTGCGTACCTTCCCTTTCATATTCCCAAactctctctccctctctctcatcGTACCTACATATTATACCTACCGCCTGGCCTGCCTGCCTACCTGCCTGATCATCCAACAATACATTCACTTTCAAAGGGGAaaaaataatacctagtcacCCCAACAGACCGGGACAGATACCACACACGCGCACACCCGCacgctaccttaccttacacaCACTCTCGCACACACCTGAGGCAACTTGACGCGACTTTGCAGCAAGAGGGGCTGGGGCAGAAAAACCGGCCTGAACTTTTTTTCTTATCATCTTATTTTTCCGAGCGAAAAGACGCCAGCCAGGAGCTGTCACTCTCGGAAATTTCACCCTTCACTTCCCACAGTCATTCCTTGACACCCTCTCACTTTCACTTTCACTCTCAGACTCATCTCACTCACGGAATTTTCTGATCCCCATCATGTCTGCTCAGACCACCGACACGCCCGTCGCGGCGCCTGCccctgctgttgctgctgaggCGCAGCCGGCCGTCGCTGCACCTGCCGTAGAGCCGACTTCGGTCGACGCTCCCGCGCCCGCCGCCGTTGCTGATGCCACCCCTGAGGTCAAGCAGGAGCAGAAGACTGAGCAgcccgctgctgctgctgctgagaaGACGGAGGACAAAGCTGATGAGAAGGCCGGCGCTCCTGCTGCCGAGAAGCCCGTTGAGAAGGCCCAGACTCCCCTGTCTTCGCTCTTTGAGAAGCTTCCCACCATCTTGGCTGAGGCCAAGCACAACGAGATGTGGGGTGTGCAGCTCTCCGACGACACTCACGTTCCCACCACCGTCGTCCTGCAGAAGTTCCTTCGCGCCAACGACGATGATGTCTCCAAGGCTGCTGACCAGCTCCAGAAGGCCTTGATTTGGCGTCGTGACACTAACCCCGGCAAGCTTCTTGATGAAGTCTCCTTCGATGCAAACAAGTTTGGCGATCTCGGCTATGTCACCACCCACAAGGACGCCCAGGGCAAGGAGATGATCATCACCTGGAACATCTACGGGGCCGTCAAGGACAAGAAGGCCACCTTTGGCAACGTCGATGAGTGAGTGATAGCCCGAGAAAATGAGATTCCCTGTATCGCATGAAGTAACGTTCGACTTACACAACTGAATAGGTTCATCAAGTGGCGCGCTGCCCTTATGGAGCTCAGCGTCCGCAAGCTTAATCTCGACAAGGTCCAGACCGCCATCCCCGATGGCGGCGAGGACCCCTACCAGATGATCCAGGTTCACGACTACCTCAACGTCAGCTTCCTTCGCATAGACCCTGCCGTCAAGGCCGCCTCCTCTGAGACGATTAGAATCTTTGCCATGGCCTACCCTGAGCTTCTCGTCCATAAGTACTTCGTCAACATCCCCGCGCTCATGGGCTGGGTCTTCAAGGCGATGAAGGTCTTCCTCGCTCCCAAGACCATCGCCAAGTTCCACCCTCTCGGCTATGGTTCCGAATTGGGCGGAGAGCTCCCGGCCTACAAGGACTCGCTCCCCAAGGACTACGGTGGAAACGCTGAGAGCATCAAGACCACCGGCCAGACCGTCAAGTTCGCAGAGGCTGAGGCCCCTGTCGAGAAGCCCGCGGCTGATGCTACTGCTGCTCCCGTCGTCGCCGCGCCTGTTGCAACTGAGACCCAGCCTACCGCCGAGGCTCCCGCGGCTGTCACCGCTGAGACCCCCGCTCCCGCAGTCGCTGTCAGCGAGCCTGCCGTCGCTTCTGAGCCCGTCAAGGCTGCTCCTGCGGCCGCTGAGGCTGAGAAGACCGAGGTGCCCACCGTCGCCGACTTGAGCATCAATGACAAGACTGAGGCTAAGGAGGAGGCCAAGACTGTTGCTGCCTAAAGGATAACTTGATGGCTTGCATGGTTTGATTCTCTATTCGTGGctttttttccttttgtTACATGCCTTTGAATCTGCGGGCTGAACCTCGGGTGGTTTTCGCGAGAACATGAGAATGATGTTGTCGCAAGAGATCCATTGGGTTTCTAGGCATCCATGGTTTGTTCGCTCCATCCCCAGTAGAGGCATGGCAGAGTCCTTGGTTTGCCCACTGCGTTTTCTCCTTGCGTTCATGCCATAATACCCTTCTAGTGTGTGTTTGTGGCGTTGTCAATTCGAATTCAATTTTTTCGATCGAAGACAGGAAGGAAAGAAGGATCAGAACAGAGAGACTAGCAGGAAAGGATGGGAATGTCTCCTCTTTAATACCTAGGTTAGGAAGAAGAATAAAATCAAATTCGACAGTTCAAACCTGCGGGAAACTTGAGGGTGTTAGAAATGTGCAAAGACCGACTGACTCGAAGAAAGGAGAGCTCCATCTAGAGTGAAACCGCACAGCTTTCCCTTGCCCCCTTCTGCTTCTTCGTCTTGCATGTTTGGCAGCCTGTCGGCCGAGTGCATGGATACCTATCCTCGAAGAGTGTGGTGATTGTGCCGCCGGGTGGTTTGCGCACCTACCTGCCTTGTTCGACCCGCATCCCGGGGGGTTTAAGCAGCGGCATTTCAAGCAAGGTAGCAAGTAGCACACTCACGTATTCCGCGATGCTTAACTGCAGAACACTACGGTTATATGGTTTTCAGCCCACGTTGGGAAGCACCTTCGACGAGTCTTTCCAGATGAATATTCGACCGGTTCTACTTCACCTCGAAAGGTGCGCAGTACCAAATGATGGGGATCTGAACTCGGTCATGAGTCCTCGAAGTGCCAAACGGTATTGTAGTCTATCTCACGAATTTTGCGAGGTTCTGACCGCAGTTATTTAGCGGTGCTCATGTCCTGTCAAATTGATCTCATTCGTCGATGAGTGCGGTTATCGTCGCGGGCATTGTTGTTTGAATTGTATGTTTCCAATAGGATGCTATTGAGTGCAGCACCACTAGCAGACCTACTCTCAATCCAGCGCGAACCAAACCAAGCAATTTGTAAACTGCTTACTGCACCATATATTTCTTCATCTTTCTGATCTATGCGTGATGTCGGTTTGCATTTCATGCCCCGTGAGGGCATTGGCGCCTTGGTCACCAACGGACGTTCCGAGCCTCGATGTTAGAATCAACAGTAGAGCTGCCCTTTCCGAGAGTAATTCTCAAGAAATAGTGACTGAGAAGCATACAATCACTCGAAAATAACTCTTCAAGGTTGTCTACACTGTCATGATAGTGTCGTTTTGGTTGTAGATCCGAAATAGATTAGCCCCGAGTGGTTCCCAAGTGTGACGTGATTCGGGAATCCTACTATGCCTATCTCACCATTTGAGCCTGCCACTCAGAGTTCATGATGATGAACCTGACCGTATATAAGGCAGACTGATAGCTTCATCTTTGAAAGTTATCATAAATGGTAATCATTAGTACCATAAGCAAGTCATTGTTGTTTGTTAGTCAGATACATCTTATGGCCAGAGCTAGAGTCCATGTTAGGAGTGTTTGCTTGCGGACCCCAACCAGTCGAATCCACATGGGTGTCCCAATATGGCGAGTGGTCgagacgaggaggaggatgcaAGTATGGTGTGGTGTTGCCCATCATGCCTGTATCGGGGCGAGGCTCAGAGCAGCAGTACGGCGGTGGCGCCGGCGATTGAGGCAAAACGCAGGAGTTGGTCCGAGAAGATACAAGCAACACAACCAGATGACACTTGAACCTTGCGTTTTCAACGACACGAGGATCATGAGCAAGCTCAATTTTGCAAAACCGTAAATCGATGGATTGGTTGCTGGAGGTTGTAAGATTGTGATGGAGCCGACTTTGGTTGTTTCGGCTTATCCGGCCGTGTAGTTGACTAGACCGTAAGTCAGCAGGATGAATGATCCGATGTTCAGGGAGTATGTACAAGTGGAGGAGAGGCAAAGACGAGAGTGAGAATAGGACTGGATGAATGGAGAAGAGAGGAGACACACACACAGAGAGAGTCCCGTGTACGCACACGCAACACAACACGGACCGAACAGGGTTCTGTTTACCTTTAGAGGTTCCCCAGCCCAAAACGAACGAGGCCCGAAGAGAGGCCAGGTCACGTCCATCCATCCGCATCCAGAGACGACGGAATCTCCATGTTCTTACTCTCTCACTGTTATTTGCCCCTCTCCGTCTGAATCACATCCACTTCCCATATTCTCGGTAGATTGTGTACATGTCTCATGTACACACTCTATGATATTGAAAGTCACCAAATCTACGCAAGACCAGCGCCAGTCGAGACCGACCAAAGTCAGACAAGAGACGCACAAACTAAAGCAGAAGTGAAGAAGCGCGGCGGCGTATGCTGGCCCAACACACCAAGGCAAGCCTTCCCGCGCTGGTTCTTTCACAAGGGGTACAAAGGTCAGCAAGGCCCCGTTCCTCACCTCAGCGTCTCTCGTTTATCCAGAAGCACCTCTCTCGCCTCTTGCTCCCGTCTTCCCCGTCTCTATCTCTTTTTTGCCCTCTCATTTTCCAGCATTTGCGTGCGTTGGCTCTCTCGACTACGTCTCATACAAATCCAAGCCCGAACTACTGGGTTCGATTTCTCTTACACCTTCCCTGTGTTGACTTTTTGCAATTCAGTCAATCCTATCGCTCTCTGTCTCCGCAAACGGTGAAGAGGAGAGTCGACAGAGCCGAAACCTAACGGACATATTCGTCAAGTACTCAGAGTTAGGTGGCCAAGGCAGGCCGCAAAGTCAAGCAGAATAGCCAGCGGCAGCCAGACCGATAGAGCAAGCAAATCCATCAATCAACAACCGCCGGTCAAACCACCTTGATCCATCCATTAAATCAATCAAATCAGTCGCGTCCCCACTCCCCACGCTCTGCCCGTGTCCTCAACACGACACTGGATAACCTGACGGGACGGAAGCTCCCTCAAAGCCATCCTCCTTTGCCAACCCATCACATCCCACCATCCGCACCAATTCCTCCTTTCACCTACTTCCTTACCGCAAGGTACCCTAACTTACCTTAGACTCCGTGTCTTTGTCTCATCCCTCCATCTcaccctaccttaccttgccacaccacacacacacacactacACTCCACCTCACTTCCTGCTTTCCGGCTTATCACGACTCACCCTCCAGCGCTACAGCTTCTCACGCGCTTTTACCAGGAATTGAACCGCGCTTATTCAAAGCAATATCGAAAATCCATCTTAGAATTTCCAACAAACCCCAATCGTCCAATTGTCCAATACAGACTTCGGAACTCGGGAACAACTTTTTGACTTAACCAATTTTTATTCGGGCTCCCTTATTCCCTCatctttccccctttttacaCTCCCTCCGCTTGTCAAGGTACTCGACTGAAGTGCGCTTTGGTTTGCTACGGCACAGAGTACTTCGTCTGCCAAATACCCTCGCAAACTACCTTCACCTTATTGCCACTCAATGCCCGGCCGGTAAGGTGAGAGCTAAGAGGCAGCGAACGAGCCAATTCTGCGTGCCTGGGGAGACGGTTTCCGCACACACCCCGGTCTAATCCCTCTCCTTGGCCTTTTTCGTGTCTGGAACTTCTCTGGACCTCCCACCCCCAACTTTCTTCCCACCTCGCAACACACGCACACTCTATTTTGGAACGCGTCGCATCTCCCCTCTACCGACCTCCAAACACGACATAAACGACGCAAAAGTTCAAAATCGCGTCGAGACTGGGTATTTTCGCCCAATATGTCTCTCCTACACAGCGATAGCGGCTTGCTTTCCGCTCTCGCTACTGACTCCTCCTCCAACATCGCGTCTTCCAGCTCCACGCCTCCCACCAGTATATCCGATGTTGCCAGCCAGGCCTCAGAGGGCCCCAAATTAGACGACATCCCCATCATTCTCGAGACCGAAACCATTATCGAGACCGAAATCGAGGCTCAAATCGAAATCCCTGCGGATGCCATTCCGACTCCCGACCCTGCACCCGAAACGCCCTCGGAGCCCCAACCCGCAGCGCGCCCACGTCGGTCTTGCTCCGGCAAAGGTGTATACAACCTTTCAAAACTCAGTGGCACGGCGAACCGCGGTCACCGCCGCTCCAAGGGTGATATTGTCGCTGCTGACCGGCGCCGGACCATTTCTGGCGAGACGCTTGTCAATGGCGGAGCCAATACGGACGAAGTGGCGCGTGTCGCTAGCAACCTTGTCCGCGACGGCATTGACGCGTTGGACCTCCAATGGTCTGTTGGGGCTCTCAAGACACCGCGTGCGAAGAAGATTACTACGGAAAAAGCAGCAACGTCGCGGATTACTCGTCACACGGCGCGTCTTATCGGAACCCCTGTCGAGACTCTTGCGACTAAAGTCTCCAATCTCGGCAAGCGGAGTCGCAAAACCTTCGAGAAGAACATGTCCAAGATTCCCCGCGAATTGCGCCGCCTGCAAGACACCAAGGAGTTCACCGGCATTGACGAGAAGCCTGTCATCAGAACGGTCTGGTCTAATGGAAAGCTCGTGATCTTGGACGAAAATGGCAACATCCCCGCGCCACCGGCCAAGAAGGCCAAATCTGAGCCGCTCGAGGCCAAGAAAGAGGAGGTAGAGGAGAAGGCCGAGAAGGCTGCCGACGCCCCCTCCAAGAAGACGAAGCGTCACAAGAAATATCTCGATCGTGGACTGTATGCCGGCCAATCGGCTCCGTCTGATTTGACCAAGGGGCTGTCGATACCTGAGCAGAGAAAGCTTGCGCAAACACCGGAGCTCAAGGACTACGGTCGCCCCAACAAGGCCCTTCCATTGCCAATGTTTAATGGACTGCGCCTGTTGCTCAGCGGTCGCGATTTCAAGCTCCCCTTTGATGTTTGCAATCCTTTGCCGCCTGGCCAGCCGAAGCCCGACGACTTCCGCAAGATGACAAAGAGTTAGATTCCCATCGCCGCTAGCTGACTCCCCTCACTGACCTTGATACAGATCGTTTCGTTGGCGATTCTCTGAGCCTGTGGAAGAAGACGCCGCACTTCATCGACCAGTCCAAGTGCGTCTGCAAACCCGAGGACGGATGCAGTGAAGACTGCCAGAACCGAATCATGCTGTACGAGTGCGACGACAAGAACTGCAACGTGGGCCGGGAAAACTGTACAAACCGCGCCTTTGCCGATCTTCAAGAGAGAAAGGCAGGTGGTGGCAAGTATCGCGTTGGTGTCGAGGTCATCAAGACGTCAGACCGTGGCTACGGCATTCGCGCGAACAGATGCTTCGAGCCGAACCAGATTGTCATGGAGTACACCGGCGAGATCATTACTGATGAGGAATGCAACAACCGCATGGAAACCAAGTACAAGGATAACAAGGTGGGTAAAGACCTAGTCAACTTTGACGCCCAGCAGAGCTAACCGTATCACCA of Colletotrichum lupini chromosome 8, complete sequence contains these proteins:
- a CDS encoding phosphatidylinositol transfer protein sfh5, which gives rise to MSAQTTDTPVAAPAPAVAAEAQPAVAAPAVEPTSVDAPAPAAVADATPEVKQEQKTEQPAAAAAEKTEDKADEKAGAPAAEKPVEKAQTPLSSLFEKLPTILAEAKHNEMWGVQLSDDTHVPTTVVLQKFLRANDDDVSKAADQLQKALIWRRDTNPGKLLDEVSFDANKFGDLGYVTTHKDAQGKEMIITWNIYGAVKDKKATFGNVDEFIKWRAALMELSVRKLNLDKVQTAIPDGGEDPYQMIQVHDYLNVSFLRIDPAVKAASSETIRIFAMAYPELLVHKYFVNIPALMGWVFKAMKVFLAPKTIAKFHPLGYGSELGGELPAYKDSLPKDYGGNAESIKTTGQTVKFAEAEAPVEKPAADATAAPVVAAPVATETQPTAEAPAAVTAETPAPAVAVSEPAVASEPVKAAPAAAEAEKTEVPTVADLSINDKTEAKEEAKTVAA
- a CDS encoding SET domain-containing protein produces the protein MSLLHSDSGLLSALATDSSSNIASSSSTPPTSISDVASQASEGPKLDDIPIILETETIIETEIEAQIEIPADAIPTPDPAPETPSEPQPAARPRRSCSGKGVYNLSKLSGTANRGHRRSKGDIVAADRRRTISGETLVNGGANTDEVARVASNLVRDGIDALDLQWSVGALKTPRAKKITTEKAATSRITRHTARLIGTPVETLATKVSNLGKRSRKTFEKNMSKIPRELRRLQDTKEFTGIDEKPVIRTVWSNGKLVILDENGNIPAPPAKKAKSEPLEAKKEEVEEKAEKAADAPSKKTKRHKKYLDRGLYAGQSAPSDLTKGLSIPEQRKLAQTPELKDYGRPNKALPLPMFNGLRLLLSGRDFKLPFDVCNPLPPGQPKPDDFRKMTKNRFVGDSLSLWKKTPHFIDQSKCVCKPEDGCSEDCQNRIMLYECDDKNCNVGRENCTNRAFADLQERKAGGGKYRVGVEVIKTSDRGYGIRANRCFEPNQIVMEYTGEIITDEECNNRMETKYKDNKCYYLMSFDQNMIIDATTGSIARFVNHSCAPNCRMIKWIVSGQPRMALFAGDKPIMTGEELTYDYNFSPFSDENVQKCLCGAPNCRGILGPKPQEVKQPKPPKSTIKAVVKSAVKASKRKIETMIGDEEDGGSAKKRKIKAAKGVRRSLSSTGLLTKAASKGAATVKRRVSAMAILGGTSKTSTPVKSAKGTKATPAKTTAKKATPKKSTPKKYTAPNPARKATAVRKSGSGKMLKTYGKVSPKKLSSRAPSMTFVAAGAENEEELTPEKSKGQKLHRSLSKASRNALEELSRGSTIRLVSPELVSPGATITARQD